A single Symbiobacterium thermophilum IAM 14863 DNA region contains:
- the tyrS gene encoding tyrosine--tRNA ligase: MTMAFMSVDEQMKILMRGVVDLVSEEELRQKLERSVKTGRPLRVKLGIDPTGKDLTLGHTVPLRKLRDFVECGHQGVLIIGDYTAMVGDPTGRNEARPQLTHAETTANAQRYLEQAARVLDVSKLEIRRNSEWLAPMSFSDVIRLAAKSTVARMLEREDFKKRYEEGRPIFIHEFFYPLMQGTDSVAVQADVELGGTDQKFNLLAGRDLQRDAGQEPQVCLMTPIVEGLDGVQKMSKSLGNYIGLDHTPDEMFGRTMSIPDSLIITYFTYFTDVPQEEIERIEAAMAAGENPMTFKKQLGRAIITTYGGTEEEARLAEERWVAQFSRGEVPEDIPDVVLPAAELPMQAARVLFTAGLAPSLSEARRLIEQGGFTVDGEKVTDPRAELALRPGQVLKAGKRKYGRVVLK, encoded by the coding sequence ATGACGATGGCTTTCATGAGCGTCGACGAACAGATGAAGATCCTCATGCGCGGCGTGGTGGACCTGGTCTCCGAGGAGGAGCTGCGCCAGAAGCTGGAACGCTCGGTGAAGACGGGCCGGCCCCTGCGGGTCAAGCTGGGCATCGACCCCACGGGCAAGGACCTCACCCTGGGCCACACGGTGCCGCTGCGCAAGCTGCGGGACTTCGTCGAGTGCGGCCACCAGGGCGTGCTGATCATCGGCGACTACACGGCGATGGTCGGCGACCCCACCGGCCGCAACGAGGCCCGGCCGCAGCTGACCCACGCCGAGACCACCGCCAACGCCCAGCGCTATCTGGAGCAGGCCGCGCGGGTGCTGGACGTCAGCAAGCTGGAGATCCGCCGCAACAGCGAGTGGCTGGCGCCCATGAGCTTCAGCGACGTCATCCGGCTGGCCGCCAAGTCCACGGTCGCCCGTATGCTTGAACGGGAAGACTTCAAGAAACGTTACGAGGAAGGCCGGCCCATTTTCATCCATGAGTTCTTCTACCCGCTGATGCAGGGGACCGACTCGGTGGCGGTTCAGGCCGACGTGGAGCTGGGCGGCACCGACCAGAAGTTCAACCTGCTTGCCGGGCGTGACCTGCAGCGCGATGCCGGGCAGGAGCCGCAGGTCTGCCTGATGACGCCCATCGTGGAGGGGCTGGACGGCGTCCAGAAGATGTCCAAGTCGCTGGGCAACTACATCGGCCTGGATCACACGCCGGACGAAATGTTCGGCCGGACAATGTCGATCCCGGACTCCTTGATCATCACCTATTTTACATACTTCACCGACGTGCCGCAGGAGGAGATCGAGCGGATCGAGGCCGCCATGGCCGCCGGCGAGAACCCGATGACGTTCAAGAAGCAGCTGGGCCGGGCCATCATCACCACCTACGGCGGCACCGAGGAGGAGGCCCGCCTGGCCGAGGAGCGCTGGGTCGCTCAGTTCTCCCGGGGTGAGGTGCCCGAGGACATCCCCGACGTGGTCCTCCCCGCGGCGGAGCTGCCGATGCAGGCGGCCCGGGTGCTGTTCACCGCCGGGCTGGCGCCCTCGCTCAGCGAGGCCCGACGGCTGATCGAGCAGGGCGGGTTTACCGTGGACGGCGAGAAGGTCACGGACCCGCGGGCCGAGCTTGCGCTCCGGCCGGGCCAGGTGCTGAAGGCCGGCAAGCGCAAGTACGGCCGGGTGGTGCTGAAATAA
- the yunB gene encoding sporulation protein YunB, translating to MRRFSRSRPLRGMGRGPVRLRFRRGPRLRLRGGLRAWLGRLSLRLRVRRIWLRNLILAAAVLYLLIRIGDLLLMQPLKAVAEVEARRLGAAAVNRVVAAQVSKSLAGAQVVEYVRDESGRIAAYHVNTPLVNRVASEAAVAVQEELKRLAETPVRLPLGALTGSALLSNLGPRLSVQLVPVGSVSITVQQEFKGEGINQTRHRVWLEAAATMRIILPLTTQEVPLVQELPLADTVIVGPVPNALYGGSLGGVTLPAGR from the coding sequence ATGCGCCGCTTCAGCCGTTCACGGCCGCTCAGGGGCATGGGCCGCGGCCCGGTGCGCCTCCGGTTCCGGCGCGGGCCGCGTCTGCGGCTCCGGGGTGGCCTCCGGGCCTGGCTCGGGCGCCTGAGCCTCCGGCTGCGCGTCCGCCGGATCTGGCTGCGCAACCTGATCCTGGCGGCGGCGGTGCTCTACCTTCTTATCCGCATCGGCGACCTGCTGCTCATGCAGCCGCTGAAGGCCGTGGCCGAGGTGGAGGCCCGGCGCCTCGGCGCCGCCGCGGTCAACCGGGTGGTGGCGGCCCAGGTGAGCAAGTCGCTGGCCGGTGCGCAGGTGGTGGAGTACGTGCGGGACGAGAGCGGCCGCATTGCCGCCTATCACGTCAACACCCCCCTGGTCAACCGGGTGGCCAGCGAGGCCGCCGTAGCGGTCCAGGAGGAGCTGAAGCGGCTGGCCGAGACGCCCGTGCGGCTGCCGCTGGGCGCCCTGACCGGCTCCGCCCTGCTCTCCAACCTGGGTCCCCGGCTGTCGGTGCAACTGGTGCCGGTGGGCTCGGTCTCCATCACCGTGCAGCAGGAGTTCAAGGGGGAGGGCATCAACCAGACCCGGCACCGGGTCTGGCTGGAGGCGGCAGCGACCATGCGGATCATCCTGCCCCTGACCACCCAGGAGGTCCCCCTGGTGCAGGAGCTGCCGCTGGCCGATACCGTGATCGTCGGCCCCGTGCCCAACGCCCTCTACGGCGGCAGCCTCGGCGGCGTCACCCTGCCAGCCGGCAGGTAA
- the ltrA gene encoding group II intron reverse transcriptase/maturase, protein MEQVVARENMLAALKRVERNGGAPGVDGVPTERLRDQIRVEWSRIREELLQGTYRPQPVRRVEIPKPGGGKRMLGIPTVMDRLIQQALLQVLTPIFDPTFSESSYGFRPGRRGHDAVRKARQYVEEGYDWVVDMDLEKFFDRVNHDVLMARVARRVTDKRVLRLIRRYLQAGVMLNGVVVATEEGTPQGGPLSPLLANILLDDLDKELERRGHHFVRYADDCNIYVRSKRAGERVYRSVRHFLQERLRLKVNEEKSAVDRPWKRQFLGFSFYKHRGVRIRLAPKSLKRVKDKLRTLTDRNRSQSMEDRIRCLNAYLRGWVGYYALSDARSAFERLEGWLKRRLRACVWRQWKRVRTRFRELRALGLPEWVVYQLANSRKGPWRMAGGPLNSALGDAYWRAQGLISLTECYEATRQSWRTAGCGPACPVV, encoded by the coding sequence ATGGAGCAGGTGGTGGCCAGGGAGAACATGCTGGCCGCCCTGAAACGGGTGGAGCGGAACGGAGGCGCTCCCGGCGTGGACGGTGTCCCCACCGAACGGCTGCGGGACCAGATTCGCGTGGAGTGGAGCCGCATCCGTGAGGAACTGCTCCAGGGGACCTACAGACCGCAGCCAGTCCGCCGGGTCGAAATCCCGAAACCGGGCGGCGGCAAGCGGATGCTGGGGATTCCCACCGTGATGGACCGCCTGATCCAACAGGCACTCCTGCAAGTACTGACGCCGATCTTTGACCCGACATTCTCCGAATCCAGCTACGGCTTTCGGCCGGGGCGGCGGGGTCATGATGCGGTCAGGAAGGCACGTCAGTACGTGGAGGAAGGGTACGACTGGGTCGTGGACATGGACCTGGAGAAGTTCTTCGACCGGGTCAACCACGACGTGCTGATGGCCCGCGTGGCGCGGCGGGTAACGGATAAGCGTGTGCTGCGGCTGATCCGGCGGTACTTACAGGCCGGGGTCATGCTGAACGGGGTAGTCGTGGCGACGGAGGAAGGGACGCCGCAGGGCGGTCCGCTGAGTCCGCTGCTGGCGAACATCCTGCTGGATGACCTCGACAAGGAGCTGGAGCGCCGCGGGCACCACTTTGTCCGGTACGCCGATGACTGCAACATCTACGTCCGCAGCAAGCGGGCGGGAGAACGGGTCTACAGGAGCGTGCGCCACTTCCTGCAGGAGCGGTTACGGCTGAAGGTCAACGAGGAGAAGAGCGCAGTGGACCGGCCGTGGAAGCGGCAGTTCCTCGGGTTTAGCTTCTACAAGCACCGGGGAGTGCGCATCCGGCTGGCCCCGAAGAGCCTGAAACGCGTGAAGGACAAGCTCCGCACGCTGACGGACCGCAACCGCAGCCAGAGCATGGAGGACCGAATCCGGTGCCTGAATGCCTACTTGCGGGGCTGGGTTGGGTACTATGCGCTCTCCGATGCCAGGTCAGCCTTTGAAAGACTCGAAGGATGGCTGAAGCGTCGGCTGCGAGCATGCGTATGGAGGCAGTGGAAGCGTGTACGCACGCGCTTTCGGGAGTTACGCGCCCTCGGTTTGCCCGAATGGGTAGTCTACCAACTCGCCAACAGCCGCAAAGGCCCGTGGCGGATGGCAGGTGGCCCACTAAACAGCGCCCTGGGCGACGCCTACTGGCGTGCCCAGGGGCTGATAAGCCTGACCGAATGCTATGAAGCGACTCGTCAATCTTGGCGAACCGCCGGATGCGGACCCGCATGTCCGGTGGTGTGA
- a CDS encoding ThiF family adenylyltransferase, with protein MTHACFTPAERERLDRASVLLIGCGGLGSAVAYALAAAGVGRIGLCDMDRVDLSNLQRQVLHHTADVGRPKVESAREKILGLRPGIQVDLHPVALTSENALDLFRQYDLIVDGSDNFATRYLVNDACVLTGRPQVHGSIFRFDGQVTTFVPGEGPCYRCVYPTPPPPGAVPSCAEAGVIGVLPGFIGSLMAMEALKLITGRGSPLIGRLLIFSALDMGVSEVQIRRNPECPVCGEHPTIHELMDYEQFCGGVGR; from the coding sequence ATGACTCACGCCTGCTTCACACCGGCGGAACGGGAGCGGCTGGATCGGGCCTCGGTGCTGCTCATCGGTTGTGGCGGCCTCGGATCGGCGGTGGCCTACGCCCTGGCCGCCGCGGGGGTCGGCCGCATCGGCCTCTGCGACATGGACAGGGTCGACCTGTCCAACCTGCAGCGGCAGGTGCTCCACCACACGGCTGACGTGGGCCGGCCCAAGGTCGAGAGCGCCCGGGAGAAGATCCTGGGGCTTCGGCCAGGGATCCAGGTCGACCTGCACCCGGTGGCCCTGACCAGCGAGAACGCCCTGGACCTGTTCCGGCAGTACGACCTGATCGTGGACGGCTCCGACAACTTCGCGACCCGCTACCTGGTCAACGACGCCTGCGTGCTCACCGGGCGGCCGCAGGTGCACGGCTCCATCTTCCGGTTCGACGGCCAGGTGACCACCTTCGTGCCGGGGGAGGGCCCCTGTTACCGCTGCGTCTACCCGACGCCGCCGCCCCCCGGCGCGGTGCCTTCCTGCGCCGAGGCCGGGGTCATCGGCGTGCTGCCCGGCTTCATCGGCAGCCTGATGGCGATGGAAGCCCTGAAGCTGATCACGGGGCGGGGAAGCCCCCTGATCGGCAGGCTGCTGATCTTCAGCGCGCTGGACATGGGCGTATCGGAGGTGCAGATCCGCCGCAACCCCGAATGCCCGGTATGCGGCGAGCACCCGACCATCCACGAGCTCATGGACTACGAACAGTTCTGCGGGGGGGTGGGCCGATGA
- a CDS encoding HesA/MoeB/ThiF family protein, which translates to MTLTEQEILRYSRHIILPEVGGRGQQRIKSASVLVAGLGAAGSAAALYLAAAGVGRLTLWDPAPLAEADLARAIAHDRAHLGLSRAASARGKVTAINPDADVLASAEPDALPGLVNGHQVVLATAGDWEAVQAAALRTGAAAVFAGVRGAAGAVFAHRPGEPCLGCVPPEAREAAGLQPEEGGGCAVAAAAGVVGIAAATEALKLILGIGAPLTGRLWAYDGWAAGSREVPVTRRADCALCGRA; encoded by the coding sequence ATGACCCTGACGGAGCAGGAGATCCTCCGGTACAGCCGGCACATCATCCTCCCGGAAGTGGGCGGGCGGGGCCAGCAGCGCATCAAGTCGGCCTCGGTTCTGGTGGCCGGACTGGGCGCGGCCGGGTCCGCCGCCGCCCTGTACCTGGCTGCGGCCGGCGTGGGCCGCCTGACGCTCTGGGACCCGGCCCCGCTCGCCGAGGCCGACCTCGCCCGGGCGATCGCCCATGACCGGGCACACCTGGGCCTCAGCCGGGCCGCCTCCGCCCGGGGGAAAGTCACGGCCATCAACCCCGACGCCGACGTTCTCGCCTCGGCCGAGCCGGACGCCCTGCCCGGCCTCGTGAACGGGCACCAGGTCGTGCTGGCCACCGCCGGAGACTGGGAGGCGGTACAGGCGGCCGCCCTGCGGACGGGGGCCGCGGCGGTCTTCGCCGGGGTCCGCGGCGCCGCCGGGGCCGTCTTCGCCCACCGCCCGGGCGAGCCGTGCCTGGGGTGCGTTCCGCCGGAGGCCCGGGAGGCGGCGGGGCTGCAGCCCGAGGAGGGTGGCGGATGCGCCGTCGCGGCGGCCGCCGGGGTCGTCGGCATCGCCGCAGCCACGGAGGCGCTGAAGCTGATCCTGGGCATCGGCGCCCCGTTGACTGGCCGGCTTTGGGCTTACGATGGATGGGCAGCCGGGTCCCGGGAGGTTCCGGTCACGCGGCGGGCGGACTGCGCGCTCTGCGGGAGGGCCTAG
- a CDS encoding transposase, with translation MQSHGTTPNIAAQAIKSTTRHGFLVALGWVAQRLNLVEILNRHLRIKQKTYAHTPVDKVVEALVAILGNCRYMKDLNFDPEPLVADPAVAQAWGQERFAHFSTVCATFSKLTEENVQQLSDALAEIQAPLLQQEVAAVAGPDRSGMVIVDIDLTGQKVRGETRQYTGTDFGYIQGKLARGYQIAAAFLSGKQQRFAIDGLLKSGKANSRSGACLLELIPRIEARIGRPLRRVEWVEACLAQQKARVRQLYQQLQTVSGKGSARRKQKLQREFQEEVQHLREVNQRLRQYRQENRTNLAPLRILLRADSAFGTPEVIQRLLELGYEFTIKSYSGSNVAYKHLFDAVPAENWVEVEKNRFASEAVTVPGPTLLAPYPVRLVAMRRWDADGREVRSVILTTLQPEELTTTEVVKLYHGRQTIEAGFQEWKGTFHFGTPRLRKYEANAAFTQLVLFAFNLVRWAWRFLSTNSPKLAEAGSRLLVRVAARCRATIRCLGDTLRLVFSRGTLPWLELRLP, from the coding sequence ATGCAGTCTCATGGTACGACACCCAACATCGCTGCGCAAGCCATCAAGTCCACCACCCGACATGGTTTTCTCGTCGCTCTTGGCTGGGTAGCTCAAAGGCTCAACCTGGTTGAGATCCTGAATCGGCACCTGCGCATCAAGCAGAAGACCTACGCCCACACGCCGGTTGACAAGGTGGTCGAGGCGTTGGTTGCCATTCTCGGCAACTGTCGCTACATGAAGGATCTCAACTTCGACCCTGAGCCGCTGGTTGCCGATCCTGCCGTAGCTCAAGCCTGGGGGCAGGAACGCTTTGCTCACTTTTCCACCGTCTGTGCGACCTTCAGCAAGCTGACGGAGGAGAACGTTCAGCAGCTTTCCGACGCACTCGCTGAGATCCAGGCCCCGCTGCTTCAGCAGGAGGTGGCTGCCGTAGCAGGTCCAGACCGCTCCGGAATGGTCATCGTCGACATTGACCTCACCGGCCAGAAGGTTCGGGGCGAGACCAGGCAGTACACCGGTACCGACTTCGGCTACATCCAGGGGAAGTTGGCCCGAGGCTATCAGATCGCAGCGGCCTTCCTCAGCGGGAAGCAGCAGCGCTTTGCCATCGACGGCCTTCTCAAGTCCGGCAAGGCCAACAGCCGTTCCGGCGCCTGCCTGCTCGAACTGATTCCCAGGATCGAAGCCCGGATTGGTCGTCCCCTGCGGCGAGTCGAATGGGTCGAGGCATGCCTGGCTCAGCAGAAGGCTCGGGTCAGGCAGCTGTATCAGCAACTGCAGACGGTATCAGGCAAGGGCAGCGCCCGCCGGAAGCAGAAGCTGCAGCGTGAGTTCCAGGAGGAGGTTCAGCACCTCCGTGAAGTGAACCAGCGACTCCGGCAGTACCGGCAGGAGAATCGGACGAACCTGGCTCCCCTCCGTATTCTGCTGCGAGCTGACAGCGCCTTTGGCACGCCGGAAGTGATCCAGCGCCTGCTGGAACTGGGGTATGAGTTCACCATCAAGTCCTACTCCGGGAGCAACGTCGCCTACAAGCACCTCTTCGACGCTGTACCGGCAGAGAACTGGGTTGAAGTCGAGAAGAACCGGTTTGCCTCCGAAGCCGTTACCGTACCTGGCCCCACTTTGCTCGCACCGTATCCGGTGCGACTGGTCGCCATGCGCCGCTGGGACGCCGATGGCCGGGAGGTCCGCAGCGTCATCCTGACTACGCTCCAGCCTGAGGAGCTCACCACGACAGAGGTCGTCAAGCTCTACCATGGACGGCAGACCATCGAAGCCGGGTTCCAGGAGTGGAAGGGCACGTTCCACTTTGGTACTCCTCGGCTGCGGAAGTATGAGGCCAACGCCGCCTTCACGCAGCTGGTCTTGTTCGCCTTCAACCTGGTGCGCTGGGCTTGGCGGTTTCTGAGCACGAACTCGCCCAAACTGGCCGAGGCGGGGAGTCGACTCTTGGTACGAGTAGCGGCCCGGTGCCGAGCAACCATTCGGTGCCTCGGCGACACGCTGCGGTTGGTGTTCAGCCGGGGTACACTCCCCTGGCTGGAGCTCAGATTACCCTGA
- a CDS encoding IS256 family transposase, whose protein sequence is MTTFRIALEELLRKTGVDDFDFLREGLRVLAQGLMELEVSQRIGADRYERSAERSTYRNGYRERQWDTRVGTIDLQIPKLRKGSYMPSFLEPRRRAEKALVAVVLEAYVNGVSTRKVDDLVQALGMTGVSKSQVSRLCAELDEVVQAFRNRPLESRYPYVWLDAKYVKVRENGRVCTMALVVAVGVREDGDREVLGLDVGPSEDGAFWTAFLRQLVTRGLKGVLLAISDSHVGLQEAIRTVLSGASWQRSRVHFMRNLLGYVPKHWQSMVAAAVRTIFAQPDQQAARRQLAVVADNLRPQFPRAAQLLEEAEDDILAYMAFPTEHWRQLHSTNPLERLNREIGRRTDVVGIFPNREAFIRLAGAVLIEQQDEWTAAPRRYFSQASMAKLYTSNQSVSGTDFLALSAD, encoded by the coding sequence GTGACCACCTTTAGGATCGCATTGGAGGAGCTTCTGCGCAAGACCGGTGTGGATGACTTCGACTTCCTTCGGGAAGGGCTGCGAGTCCTCGCCCAGGGCCTCATGGAGCTGGAGGTGTCCCAACGGATCGGCGCGGACCGATACGAGCGATCGGCCGAGCGCAGCACTTACCGTAACGGCTATCGTGAGCGGCAGTGGGATACGCGGGTTGGGACGATTGACTTGCAGATCCCCAAGCTGCGAAAGGGATCTTACATGCCCAGTTTCCTGGAACCTCGCCGGCGGGCCGAAAAGGCTCTCGTGGCGGTGGTTCTGGAGGCCTACGTGAACGGGGTGAGTACGCGCAAGGTAGATGACCTGGTACAAGCCTTGGGCATGACAGGTGTGAGCAAGAGCCAGGTCTCGCGGCTATGCGCTGAGTTGGATGAGGTGGTTCAGGCTTTCCGGAATCGACCGTTGGAGAGCCGTTACCCTTACGTCTGGCTGGATGCGAAGTACGTCAAGGTACGGGAGAACGGCAGGGTCTGCACGATGGCACTGGTCGTGGCTGTGGGGGTACGGGAGGACGGCGACCGGGAGGTCCTGGGACTGGACGTCGGGCCCAGCGAAGACGGGGCCTTCTGGACGGCATTTCTGCGCCAACTGGTTACACGCGGTCTCAAGGGCGTCCTTCTGGCCATCAGTGACAGCCACGTGGGTCTGCAGGAGGCCATCCGGACCGTACTCAGCGGCGCCAGTTGGCAGCGGTCCCGGGTGCACTTCATGCGCAACCTGCTCGGTTACGTGCCCAAGCATTGGCAATCCATGGTCGCAGCCGCAGTCAGGACGATCTTCGCACAGCCTGACCAGCAAGCGGCGCGGCGTCAACTGGCCGTTGTCGCGGACAATCTGCGACCGCAGTTTCCCCGTGCTGCTCAGCTGCTCGAAGAAGCCGAAGACGACATCCTTGCCTACATGGCCTTTCCGACTGAGCACTGGCGACAGCTGCACTCCACCAACCCGCTGGAACGGTTGAACCGGGAGATCGGCCGTCGGACGGATGTGGTCGGCATCTTCCCCAATCGGGAGGCCTTCATCCGCCTGGCCGGCGCCGTCCTGATCGAACAGCAGGATGAGTGGACGGCAGCCCCGCGGCGGTATTTCAGTCAGGCGTCCATGGCCAAGCTGTACACCAGCAACCAAAGTGTTAGCGGTACCGACTTCCTGGCACTGAGTGCTGACTAG
- the istA gene encoding IS21 family transposase, whose translation MEIRQMYAGGLSISEIARRTGRDRKTIRKWLRTNTMPKPAKRKRSSMLDQHEAFTLEQMQKGVTSASKMLYLLQQRGFKGKIRIVRAFMAPYRPMAKAAATVRFETPPGKQAQVDWADFGYIEVDGRRLKLYCFIMVLAYSRAMYLEFVTATDMKTFMRCHINAFKFFGGVPHEILYDNVKTVVKDRDDDNRPVFNERFLDFSSYYGFRPRLCLPYHAWTKGKVERPVRYIRQNFWQGIQFCSLEDLNRQAALWRDTVANVRIHATTRVQPVVRLAEEDLIPLTNRVDFDTSEYSSRRVSREVAISYKGNRYSVPWQLVGKDVVVRLLPSGQEIQVLWQGQIVAQHELAEGKGKFVVDPAHFQGLNRTKTARPVLVLRKPPGHDEVEQRDLAYYDAFAGVD comes from the coding sequence TTGGAAATCAGGCAGATGTATGCGGGCGGTTTGTCCATCTCTGAGATCGCCCGCCGCACCGGAAGGGACCGCAAGACCATCCGTAAGTGGCTGCGCACAAACACCATGCCCAAGCCGGCGAAGCGTAAGCGCTCCAGCATGTTAGACCAGCACGAGGCGTTCACTCTGGAGCAGATGCAGAAGGGTGTCACAAGCGCATCAAAGATGCTCTATCTACTGCAGCAGCGGGGCTTCAAAGGCAAGATTCGAATTGTCCGGGCATTCATGGCGCCTTATCGGCCCATGGCCAAGGCTGCGGCTACCGTGCGGTTCGAAACACCGCCGGGAAAGCAGGCACAGGTGGACTGGGCCGACTTTGGGTACATCGAGGTAGACGGTCGCCGGCTCAAGCTCTACTGCTTCATCATGGTTCTCGCCTATTCCCGAGCCATGTACCTGGAATTCGTCACTGCGACTGACATGAAGACGTTCATGCGCTGCCACATCAACGCCTTCAAGTTCTTCGGCGGTGTACCCCACGAGATCCTGTATGACAACGTGAAAACGGTGGTCAAAGATCGTGACGACGACAACCGGCCGGTCTTCAACGAGCGCTTTCTGGACTTCAGCAGCTACTACGGGTTCCGCCCCCGGCTCTGCCTGCCTTACCATGCCTGGACCAAGGGAAAGGTCGAGAGGCCAGTCCGGTACATCCGGCAGAACTTCTGGCAGGGTATCCAGTTCTGCTCCCTGGAAGACCTGAACCGCCAGGCGGCTCTCTGGCGGGATACGGTGGCGAATGTCCGCATTCATGCCACCACCCGGGTTCAGCCTGTGGTTCGACTCGCCGAGGAAGACCTCATCCCGCTGACGAACCGTGTGGATTTCGACACGAGCGAGTACAGCAGCAGGCGTGTCTCCCGAGAGGTGGCGATCTCTTACAAGGGCAATCGCTACTCGGTACCCTGGCAGCTGGTTGGGAAGGACGTGGTGGTCCGCCTGTTGCCGAGCGGTCAAGAGATTCAGGTCTTGTGGCAGGGCCAGATCGTGGCGCAGCATGAGCTGGCCGAGGGTAAGGGCAAGTTCGTCGTAGATCCTGCTCACTTCCAGGGACTCAACCGCACCAAGACCGCCCGACCCGTGCTGGTGCTGCGGAAGCCCCCTGGGCATGATGAGGTCGAACAACGCGACCTGGCTTACTACGATGCCTTTGCGGGGGTGGACTGA
- a CDS encoding ATP-binding protein: MLELEQVRQQLESLGLSQAATVLDRCLEVGTRENLPALTVVRHILEEELAARHERYLKARTRLAHLPFHKTLADFDFTAQPSLDERQVRDLATLRFLSNGENVIFLGPPGVGKTHLAVALALKAISQAPTSSPHTT; this comes from the coding sequence ATGCTGGAGCTTGAACAAGTGCGGCAGCAGCTCGAAAGCCTTGGCCTCTCACAGGCTGCCACCGTTTTGGACCGGTGCCTGGAAGTAGGCACTCGGGAGAACCTGCCTGCGCTCACAGTGGTCCGCCACATCTTGGAGGAAGAGCTCGCCGCCCGACATGAGCGCTATCTGAAGGCCCGAACGCGACTGGCCCATCTGCCCTTCCACAAGACCCTTGCCGATTTCGACTTCACCGCACAGCCCAGTCTCGACGAGCGACAAGTTCGTGATCTCGCTACGCTCCGGTTCCTCAGTAACGGCGAAAACGTGATCTTCTTGGGCCCTCCAGGCGTCGGCAAGACCCACCTGGCGGTGGCGCTGGCCCTGAAGGCCATCTCACAGGCGCCTACTTCATCGCCGCACACGACCTAG
- a CDS encoding ATP-binding protein has protein sequence MRRAHAENRLERRLRVYLSPRLLLIDEMGYIPFEPMEAQVFFQLISKRYDRGSPIIVTSNKSYGDWGSIFGDPIIAAVILDRLLHRSVTVNIRGESYRLREKRRAGILPPKREVTPAK, from the coding sequence CTGCGGCGGGCGCATGCGGAGAACCGGCTGGAACGGCGCCTGCGGGTGTACCTCTCGCCTCGGCTCCTGCTGATCGACGAAATGGGCTACATTCCCTTCGAACCGATGGAAGCGCAGGTCTTCTTTCAGCTGATATCCAAGCGGTACGACCGCGGTTCTCCTATCATCGTGACATCGAACAAGAGCTACGGCGACTGGGGGAGTATCTTCGGCGACCCCATCATCGCCGCCGTCATCCTCGATCGCCTGCTCCACCGCTCCGTTACGGTCAACATCCGTGGCGAGAGTTACCGGCTGCGTGAAAAACGCCGAGCCGGCATCCTGCCCCCGAAACGGGAGGTGACGCCGGCCAAGTGA